In the Anomalospiza imberbis isolate Cuckoo-Finch-1a 21T00152 chromosome 32, ASM3175350v1, whole genome shotgun sequence genome, one interval contains:
- the LOC137463948 gene encoding olfactory receptor 14A16-like, which translates to MLELQYELESKAAKWYATVDIGPHVQPQPMSNSSSISHFLLLALADTRQLQLLHFCLFLGISLAALLGNGLIISAVACGHHLHTPMFFFLLNLALSDLGSICTTVPKAMHNSLWDTSTISYTGCAAQLFFFAFFISAEYSLLTIMSYDRYVSICKPLHYGTLLGSRACAHMAAAAWASAFLSALLHTANTFSLPLCHGNVLGQFFCEIPQILKLSCSKSYLRKLGVSVVITSLAFGCFVFIVFSYVQIFRAVLKIPSEQGRHKAFSTCLPHLAVVSLFLSTGILAHLKPSSISSPSLDLALSVLYSVVPPALNPLIYSLRNQELKAAVWTLMTG; encoded by the coding sequence gtccccacgtgcagccacagccaatgtccaacagcagctccatcagccacttcctcctgctggcactggcagacacgcggcagctgcagctcctgcacttctgcctcttcctgggcatctccctggctgccctcctgggcaacggcctcatcatcagcgccgtagcctgcggccaccacctgcacacacccatgttcttcttcctgctcaacctggccctcagcgacctgggctccatctgcaccactgtccccaaagccatgcacaattccctctgggacaccagcaccatctcctacacaggatgtgctgcccaactatttttttttgccttcttcatctcagcagagtattccctcctgaccatcatgtcctacgaccgctacgtgtccatctgcaaacccctgcactacgggaccctcctgggcagcagagcttgtgcccacatggcagcagctgcctgggccagtgcctttctcagtgctctgctgcacacagccaatacattttccctgcccctgtgccatggcaatgtcctgggccagttcttctgtgaaatcccacagatcctcaagctctcctgctccaaatcctacctcaggAAACTTGGAGTTTCTGTTGTCATTACATCCTTagcatttggttgttttgtgttcattgttttctcctatgtacagatcttcagggctgtgttgaagatcccctctgagcagggacggcacaaagccttttccacctgcctccctcacctggccgtggtctctctgttcctcagcactggcatACTTGCACACTTGAAGCCCTCTTCtatctcctccccatccctggatctggccctgtcagttctgtactcggtggtgcctccagccctgaaccccctcatctacagcctgaggaaccaggagctcaaggctgcagtgtggacactgatgactgga